A window from Mycobacterium saskatchewanense encodes these proteins:
- a CDS encoding aldehyde dehydrogenase family protein has protein sequence MSSAQLVNPATGEVLRSIEHVDASGVDDAVRRAAEAQRRWARLAPAQRAEALRAFAAAVDAHIGELAALEVANSGHPIASAEAEARQVRDVLQFYAATPERLSGNQIPVAGGIDVTFNEPLGVVGVITPWNFPMVIASWGIAPALAAGNAVLVKPAEWTPLTTLRLGELAVESGLDQDLLQVLPGEGAVVGERFVTHPGVRKIVFTGSTRVGKQVMTGAAAHVKRVTLELGGKSANIVFADCDLEQAAATAPAGVFDNAGQDCCARSRILVQRTVYDRFMELLEPAVRGVVVGDPGSRDTEMGPLVSAAHRDKVASYVPDGAPVAFCGSAPSGPGFWFAPTVLTPPRTDRAVTDEIFGPVVTVLAFDDEHDAVALANDTPYGLSGSIWTDDLSRALRVSRAVESGNLSVNSHSSVRYNTPFGGFKQSGLGRELGPDAPLQFTETKNVFIAVKEA, from the coding sequence ATGAGCTCCGCGCAACTGGTCAACCCGGCAACCGGGGAAGTGCTGCGCTCGATCGAGCACGTCGACGCGTCCGGCGTCGACGATGCGGTGCGGCGGGCCGCCGAGGCCCAGCGGCGCTGGGCGCGGCTGGCCCCGGCACAGCGCGCCGAGGCGCTGCGGGCTTTCGCCGCCGCCGTCGACGCCCACATCGGCGAACTGGCCGCCCTCGAGGTCGCCAACTCCGGGCACCCGATCGCGTCGGCCGAAGCGGAGGCGCGCCAGGTCCGCGATGTCCTGCAGTTCTACGCCGCGACGCCGGAACGCCTGTCCGGCAACCAGATTCCGGTCGCCGGTGGGATCGATGTCACCTTCAACGAACCGCTGGGCGTCGTCGGGGTGATCACGCCGTGGAACTTTCCGATGGTCATCGCATCCTGGGGCATCGCGCCGGCCCTGGCCGCGGGCAACGCCGTGCTGGTCAAGCCCGCCGAGTGGACGCCGCTGACCACGCTGCGGCTCGGTGAGCTGGCGGTCGAGTCCGGGCTGGATCAAGACCTCCTGCAGGTGCTGCCCGGCGAGGGCGCCGTGGTCGGCGAGCGGTTCGTCACGCATCCGGGCGTCCGCAAGATCGTGTTCACCGGCTCTACGCGGGTCGGCAAACAGGTGATGACCGGCGCGGCCGCGCACGTCAAGCGGGTGACGCTGGAGCTGGGCGGCAAGAGCGCCAACATCGTGTTCGCCGACTGCGACCTCGAGCAAGCGGCGGCGACCGCTCCGGCCGGTGTGTTCGACAACGCCGGGCAGGACTGCTGTGCCCGCAGCCGGATCCTGGTGCAGCGCACCGTGTACGACCGATTCATGGAGCTGCTCGAGCCGGCGGTCCGCGGGGTCGTCGTCGGTGACCCCGGCTCGCGTGACACCGAGATGGGCCCGCTGGTCTCGGCCGCGCACCGCGACAAGGTCGCCTCCTACGTGCCCGACGGCGCGCCCGTCGCGTTCTGCGGCTCGGCACCGTCCGGCCCAGGATTCTGGTTCGCCCCAACCGTTTTGACGCCTCCGCGCACCGACCGCGCCGTCACCGACGAGATCTTCGGTCCGGTGGTGACGGTGCTGGCGTTCGACGACGAGCACGACGCCGTCGCGCTGGCCAACGACACCCCTTATGGCCTGTCGGGATCCATCTGGACCGACGACCTTTCCCGCGCGCTGCGGGTGTCGCGGGCCGTCGAATCCGGCAACCTCTCGGTCAACTCGCACTCGTCGGTCCGCTACAACACCCCGTTCGGCGGCTTCAAGCAGTCCGGGCTGGGCCGCGAGCTCGGCCCCGACGCCCCACTGCAATTCACCGAGACCAAGAACGTCTTCATCGCCGTGAAGGAGGCGTGA
- a CDS encoding 3-oxoacyl-ACP reductase, with the protein MMDLTQRLAGRVAVVTGGGGGIGLAAARRMRAEGARIVVGDTDADAGDAAAEELSGLFVRTDVSDEGAVNALFDTAAATYGAVDIAFNNAGISPPDDDLIENTELPAWQRVQDVNLKSVYLCCRAALRHMVPAGRGSIINTASFVAVLGSATSQISYTASKGGVLAMSRELGVQFARQGIRVNALCPGPVNTPLLQELFAKDPERAARRLVHVPVGRFAEPGEIAAAVAFLASDDASFITASTFLVDGGISSAYVTPL; encoded by the coding sequence GTGATGGACCTGACCCAGCGGCTGGCGGGGCGGGTGGCCGTCGTCACCGGTGGCGGCGGCGGCATCGGGCTGGCGGCGGCCCGGCGAATGCGGGCCGAGGGGGCGAGGATCGTCGTCGGCGACACCGACGCCGACGCCGGGGACGCGGCCGCCGAGGAGCTGTCGGGGCTGTTCGTGCGCACGGACGTGTCCGACGAGGGCGCGGTCAACGCGCTGTTCGACACCGCCGCCGCGACGTACGGTGCTGTCGACATCGCGTTCAACAACGCCGGTATCTCGCCTCCCGACGACGACCTGATCGAGAACACCGAACTGCCGGCCTGGCAACGGGTTCAGGACGTCAACCTCAAGTCGGTGTACCTGTGCTGCCGGGCGGCGCTGCGGCACATGGTCCCCGCCGGCAGGGGTTCGATCATCAACACGGCGTCGTTCGTCGCGGTGCTGGGGTCGGCGACCTCGCAGATCTCCTATACCGCCTCCAAGGGCGGGGTGCTGGCGATGTCGCGCGAGCTGGGCGTGCAGTTCGCGCGGCAGGGCATCCGGGTCAACGCGCTGTGCCCCGGGCCGGTCAACACCCCGCTGCTGCAGGAGCTGTTCGCCAAGGATCCCGAGCGGGCCGCCCGTCGGCTGGTGCACGTGCCGGTCGGGCGTTTCGCCGAGCCGGGCGAAATCGCCGCGGCCGTCGCATTTTTGGCCAGCGACGACGCCTCGTTCATCACCGCCTCGACCTTTCTGGTCGACGGCGGCATCAGCTCGGCGTACGTCACCCCGCTCTGA
- a CDS encoding PPE family protein: MNFALLPPETNSGRLYDGPGSQSLTEAAAAWRRLSRRLWTAAADYATGAARLPAERSAPAHAAAAVKWLRAAAASAEDAAHGAAAAARAHDTALTVTVPPPAIEANRARRKSLAAANVLGQASPAVAAADGDYDSMWVCNARAMCAYARASAAASVLTPFALPPAPACQAPTPRTWAVMSAPDVVSTGRRVMAGIPEALRALGRSPLTTIDVPLASATPALSRLSSLSAPSGTAISRLNALNKAAALRYLLPGKGRAPAVNAGLGRACKLGALSVPRVWSAAATPLPLYRGTVA, encoded by the coding sequence ATGAATTTTGCATTGCTACCGCCCGAGACCAACTCCGGGCGGCTATACGACGGGCCGGGTTCGCAGTCGCTGACCGAGGCCGCCGCCGCCTGGCGTCGACTGTCCCGGCGGCTGTGGACCGCGGCGGCGGACTACGCGACGGGGGCCGCGAGGCTTCCGGCCGAGCGCTCGGCGCCCGCACACGCCGCGGCGGCCGTCAAGTGGCTGCGCGCCGCCGCCGCGAGCGCCGAAGACGCGGCACACGGCGCCGCGGCGGCGGCACGGGCCCACGACACCGCGTTGACGGTGACGGTGCCCCCGCCGGCGATCGAGGCGAACCGGGCGCGGCGAAAGTCGCTGGCGGCGGCCAACGTTCTGGGTCAGGCCAGCCCGGCCGTCGCGGCCGCCGACGGCGACTACGACAGCATGTGGGTGTGCAACGCGCGGGCCATGTGCGCCTACGCCCGCGCCTCCGCCGCGGCTTCGGTGCTGACGCCGTTCGCCTTGCCCCCCGCACCCGCCTGCCAGGCCCCGACCCCCCGCACCTGGGCCGTGATGTCCGCACCCGACGTCGTATCCACGGGCCGGCGGGTCATGGCGGGCATCCCCGAAGCGTTGCGCGCGCTCGGTCGGTCACCGCTGACGACGATCGACGTGCCCCTGGCGTCGGCGACACCGGCCCTGTCGAGGCTGAGCTCGTTGAGCGCGCCGTCGGGAACCGCGATCAGTAGGCTCAACGCGCTCAACAAAGCGGCCGCCCTGCGCTACCTCTTGCCCGGCAAGGGCCGGGCCCCGGCGGTCAACGCCGGGCTGGGTCGCGCCTGCAAGCTCGGGGCGCTGTCGGTGCCGCGCGTCTGGTCTGCGGCGGCCACGCCGCTCCCGTTGTATCGCGGGACCGTCGCCTAG
- a CDS encoding aromatic amino acid lyase: MLAWVSQRLETEVNSSTDNPLLDPESAQVLSDGSFSGGYVALAMDSLNAAVASVADLLDRQLASVVDVKYNRGLGPNLVVTYPEGHPEFGLNHGFKGSGRRECPDTVIGSGSVVESASHGQPRVGAAYRPPGLTRLPVGASPWWAGTHSGECR, from the coding sequence GTGCTGGCTTGGGTCTCGCAACGGCTGGAAACCGAAGTCAATTCGAGCACGGATAACCCGTTGCTGGATCCCGAATCGGCCCAGGTGCTTTCCGACGGGAGTTTTTCTGGTGGGTACGTCGCTCTGGCAATGGACTCGCTCAACGCCGCGGTAGCAAGCGTCGCGGACCTGTTGGACAGACAGCTCGCGTCGGTTGTCGACGTGAAATACAACAGGGGCCTCGGCCCCAACCTGGTTGTCACCTATCCGGAGGGACATCCGGAGTTCGGCCTGAACCATGGATTCAAGGGGTCCGGCCGCCGCGAATGCCCTGACACGGTCATCGGCAGCGGCAGTGTCGTCGAATCCGCTTCTCACGGTCAACCCCGGGTCGGGGCCGCGTACCGCCCACCCGGGCTCACCCGGCTGCCGGTGGGTGCGTCACCATGGTGGGCCGGAACCCATAGCGGGGAATGTCGCTGA
- a CDS encoding PPE family protein — translation MDYATLPPEVNSARMYTGPGSAAMLAAATAWDGLAVELSTAASNYGSTIADLTGGAWRGPASTSMAAAAAPYVTWMSTTAARATQTAGQARLAAAAYEAAFAMTVPPPLIAANRAQLASLVATNLLGQNTPAIAATEAHYAEMWAHDAAAMYGYAGSSAAATALSPFTGAPATTSGDGAAPAEAAGAQASLSQLMSALPNAIQGLALPGLPGAGWTAGLDDVASWLGLGGADFSTPAGILNFLLGTDGSPLGGAFSSIGLNALSSGFYTPGNFVGTLADALSLQGSGAAAEAAGDAADAAGEAAGAAGSGLGNAVGGLGGAMSAGVGNAASIGPLSVPPAWTAAAEPMGAPAAPLPTAGVGPVPATSGLANTLGGVPLAGPSGRGVSDIPRYGFRPTMVTHPPAAG, via the coding sequence ATGGACTACGCAACGCTTCCGCCGGAAGTCAACTCCGCACGCATGTACACCGGCCCGGGCTCCGCCGCGATGCTCGCGGCCGCGACGGCCTGGGACGGCTTGGCGGTCGAGTTGTCGACTGCCGCCTCGAATTACGGCTCGACGATCGCCGACTTGACCGGCGGCGCCTGGCGGGGTCCGGCCTCGACATCGATGGCGGCGGCCGCCGCGCCGTACGTCACGTGGATGAGCACCACCGCCGCGCGCGCCACTCAGACCGCGGGCCAGGCCCGGCTGGCCGCCGCGGCCTACGAGGCCGCGTTCGCCATGACGGTGCCCCCGCCGCTCATCGCCGCCAACCGCGCGCAGCTCGCGTCGCTGGTCGCCACGAACCTCCTGGGACAGAACACCCCGGCGATCGCGGCGACCGAGGCGCACTACGCCGAGATGTGGGCCCACGACGCCGCCGCGATGTACGGCTACGCGGGCTCGTCGGCCGCCGCAACGGCATTGAGCCCGTTCACCGGGGCACCGGCCACCACCAGCGGTGACGGCGCCGCCCCGGCCGAAGCCGCGGGAGCGCAGGCGTCGCTGTCACAGCTGATGTCGGCACTGCCGAACGCGATACAAGGGCTCGCGCTGCCCGGGCTTCCGGGGGCAGGGTGGACGGCGGGCCTGGACGACGTGGCGAGTTGGCTCGGACTGGGCGGGGCCGACTTCTCCACCCCGGCGGGAATCCTCAACTTCCTGCTCGGAACCGACGGGTCGCCGCTGGGCGGTGCGTTCAGCAGCATCGGCTTGAACGCCCTGTCCTCCGGCTTCTACACACCCGGTAACTTCGTGGGCACACTGGCCGATGCCCTGAGCCTGCAGGGCTCCGGCGCGGCCGCCGAAGCCGCGGGGGATGCCGCTGACGCCGCCGGGGAGGCGGCGGGAGCCGCGGGCAGCGGACTCGGCAACGCGGTGGGAGGCCTCGGTGGCGCAATGTCGGCGGGCGTCGGCAACGCCGCCTCGATCGGGCCGCTGTCGGTGCCGCCCGCGTGGACCGCGGCGGCCGAGCCGATGGGCGCGCCCGCCGCGCCGCTCCCGACCGCCGGAGTGGGCCCGGTACCGGCTACGTCAGGCCTGGCGAACACGCTCGGCGGCGTGCCGCTGGCCGGCCCGTCCGGACGCGGGGTCAGCGACATTCCCCGCTATGGGTTCCGGCCCACCATGGTGACGCACCCACCGGCAGCCGGGTGA
- a CDS encoding alkaline phosphatase family protein: MPGSLCDVLPAAAALLGAPEAPDRLALADRVDADRVDRVGVVLVDGMGWHLLPELAGSAPLLASVLAGETGQLLELACTFPSTTPTSLVSLGTGTRPGEHGILGFTVNVPGTDRVLNHIRWRDDPPHDAWQPLPTWFQRLRRNGTSARVVLPEWFIGSGLTDAAYRGAEFRPTAAIDDYVQRFSDELRAAPGLVYGYTADLDTAAHVAGIGSPPWHEAAARADTLLARLVESLPPTATLLVTADHGGLNVPETARFDLDADARLSAGVRVVAGEPRVRYLHTAPGAAADVQAAWTEVLGTAAEVYVRDEAVATGVFGPVTPTNLPRIGDVVVVCTGDAAVLATEHEPPEAARLIGFHGAASPAEMAIPLIVF; the protein is encoded by the coding sequence GTGCCCGGTTCACTGTGCGACGTGCTGCCCGCCGCGGCCGCGCTGCTCGGCGCCCCGGAGGCGCCGGACCGGCTGGCGCTGGCCGACCGCGTCGACGCCGACCGGGTGGATCGCGTCGGCGTCGTGCTGGTCGACGGGATGGGCTGGCACCTGTTGCCCGAGCTCGCCGGCAGCGCGCCGCTGCTGGCCTCGGTACTGGCCGGTGAGACGGGGCAGCTGCTCGAGCTGGCCTGCACTTTCCCCTCGACCACGCCGACCAGCCTGGTTTCCCTGGGCACCGGCACGCGGCCCGGCGAGCACGGAATCCTGGGGTTCACCGTCAACGTCCCGGGCACCGACCGGGTGCTCAACCACATCCGCTGGCGCGACGACCCGCCCCACGACGCGTGGCAGCCGCTCCCCACGTGGTTTCAGCGGCTCCGGCGGAACGGGACGAGCGCCCGCGTCGTGCTCCCGGAATGGTTCATCGGCAGCGGGCTGACCGATGCCGCGTATCGGGGCGCGGAGTTCCGCCCGACCGCGGCGATCGACGACTACGTCCAACGGTTCTCCGACGAGCTGCGCGCGGCGCCCGGCCTGGTCTACGGCTACACCGCCGACCTGGATACAGCCGCCCACGTGGCCGGCATCGGCTCGCCGCCGTGGCACGAGGCGGCCGCCCGGGCGGACACGCTGCTGGCCCGGCTCGTCGAGTCACTGCCCCCGACCGCGACGCTGCTGGTGACCGCCGACCACGGCGGCCTCAACGTCCCCGAGACCGCGCGTTTCGACCTCGACGCCGATGCCCGGCTGAGCGCGGGCGTGCGGGTGGTCGCCGGCGAACCACGGGTCCGCTACCTGCACACCGCGCCGGGCGCCGCCGCGGACGTGCAGGCCGCCTGGACCGAGGTGCTGGGCACGGCCGCGGAGGTCTACGTCCGCGACGAGGCCGTGGCCACCGGGGTTTTCGGCCCGGTGACGCCGACGAACCTGCCTCGGATCGGTGACGTCGTCGTGGTGTGCACCGGCGACGCCGCGGTGCTGGCCACCGAGCACGAACCACCGGAAGCCGCGCGGCTCATCGGTTTTCACGGCGCGGCCAGCCCGGCCGAGATGGCCATACCGCTGATCGTGTTCTGA
- a CDS encoding DUF6390 family protein — translation MTTAPDTRGADMFARYAYAPNALGYCGPPLGATLRDGSVDEVRRAAAGFSGAWPYLRVLANLTGIADPLDRRLVESYWLGGGIGATLDPYDFYRGLLDIIGPQAGHYWTHLTPDLATEAAGNHSFHVFGVYPWTRFLGRGMDEHPLRVLENCRIGWGTVLSVTSDRVEVSCRRLVWAGGALSLSGPSARVLDIWADGYSAVPDVAPGDRVALHWGRLCGRLSVAQARALADSTDRQLRVTSERLAHV, via the coding sequence TTGACCACCGCGCCGGACACCCGCGGCGCGGACATGTTCGCGCGCTACGCCTACGCCCCCAACGCGCTGGGGTACTGCGGTCCCCCGCTCGGGGCCACCCTGCGCGACGGCTCGGTCGACGAGGTGCGCAGGGCCGCAGCCGGATTCAGCGGGGCCTGGCCCTACCTGCGGGTGCTGGCGAACCTGACCGGCATCGCCGACCCGCTGGACCGTCGGCTGGTCGAATCCTATTGGCTCGGCGGCGGAATCGGCGCCACCCTCGACCCATACGACTTCTACCGGGGCCTGCTCGACATCATCGGACCCCAGGCCGGCCACTACTGGACCCACCTGACCCCCGACCTGGCCACCGAGGCGGCCGGTAACCACAGCTTCCACGTGTTCGGCGTGTATCCCTGGACGCGGTTTTTGGGCCGGGGCATGGACGAGCACCCCCTCAGGGTGCTCGAAAACTGCCGGATCGGTTGGGGCACGGTGTTATCCGTCACCAGCGACCGCGTCGAGGTGTCGTGTCGCCGGCTGGTGTGGGCCGGTGGGGCGCTGTCGCTCTCCGGGCCGTCGGCGCGGGTGCTCGACATCTGGGCCGACGGCTACAGCGCCGTGCCCGACGTGGCGCCCGGCGATCGGGTCGCGCTGCACTGGGGCCGGTTGTGCGGCCGGCTGTCGGTGGCGCAGGCCCGCGCGCTTGCCGACAGCACCGATCGCCAGCTGCGCGTCACGAGTGAACGGCTCGCGCACGTCTAG
- the hypD gene encoding hydrogenase formation protein HypD, which yields MKFVDEFRDPAAARKLLTAIEHLAGDDAEPFKFMEVCGGHTHTIYRHGIEHLLPTNVELVHGPGCPVCVIPMGRIDDAMWLAGQQDVVFTCFGDMMRVPGSAGSLLDAKAEGADVRFVYSPLDALKIAVDNPGKHVVFFAIGFETTAPSTAVTLVRARDLGVTNFSVFCNHVTIVPPIKAILESPDLRLSGFIGPGHVSTVVGNRPYRFVPRVYRKPLVVAGFEPLDILAAVAMLLTQIREGRCEVENQYKRVVPEHGNPAALALMGKVFALRPHFEWRGLGFISHSALRLHDDFADYDAELRFAMPGVRVADPKACQCGEVLKGVLKPWECKVFGTACTPETPIGTCMVSPEGACAAYYNFGRLNRQNIPAAKLVAHT from the coding sequence ATGAAATTCGTTGACGAATTCCGCGACCCGGCCGCGGCCCGCAAACTGCTGACCGCGATCGAGCACCTGGCCGGTGACGACGCCGAACCGTTCAAGTTCATGGAGGTGTGCGGCGGGCACACCCACACCATCTACCGGCACGGCATCGAACACCTGCTGCCCACCAACGTCGAACTGGTGCACGGCCCGGGCTGTCCGGTGTGCGTGATCCCGATGGGCCGCATCGACGACGCCATGTGGTTGGCGGGACAACAAGACGTGGTCTTCACCTGCTTCGGCGACATGATGCGCGTGCCCGGCTCGGCTGGCAGCCTGCTCGACGCCAAGGCCGAGGGCGCCGACGTGCGATTCGTCTACTCCCCGCTGGACGCGCTGAAGATCGCCGTCGACAACCCCGGGAAACACGTGGTGTTCTTCGCGATCGGGTTCGAGACTACCGCCCCCTCGACGGCCGTCACGCTGGTGCGCGCCCGCGACCTCGGCGTCACCAACTTCAGCGTCTTCTGCAACCACGTGACGATCGTGCCGCCGATCAAGGCCATCCTGGAATCACCCGACCTGCGCCTGTCCGGGTTCATCGGCCCCGGTCACGTCTCCACCGTCGTCGGCAACCGGCCCTACCGCTTCGTGCCGCGGGTGTACCGAAAGCCGTTGGTGGTGGCAGGTTTCGAGCCGCTCGACATCCTCGCGGCCGTGGCGATGCTGCTCACCCAGATCCGCGAGGGCCGCTGCGAGGTGGAAAACCAGTACAAGAGGGTCGTCCCCGAACACGGCAACCCCGCCGCGCTGGCGCTCATGGGCAAGGTATTCGCGCTGCGCCCCCATTTCGAATGGCGCGGGCTGGGATTCATCTCCCACAGCGCCCTGCGCCTGCACGACGACTTCGCCGACTACGACGCCGAACTGCGGTTCGCCATGCCCGGGGTGCGGGTCGCCGACCCGAAGGCCTGCCAATGCGGCGAGGTCCTCAAGGGCGTGCTCAAGCCCTGGGAATGCAAGGTGTTCGGCACCGCATGCACCCCCGAGACCCCGATCGGCACCTGCATGGTGTCCCCCGAGGGCGCGTGCGCGGCGTACTACAACTTCGGACGGCTGAACCGTCAAAATATCCCAGCGGCCAAGCTCGTGGCCCACACTTGA
- a CDS encoding HypC/HybG/HupF family hydrogenase formation chaperone has translation MCLGIPARVVEITDPANYLAKVDVSGVQRTISVRLLEDDLPAPDDWVLVHVGFAMAKIDETEALLTLAAIKKLGDAYTTEMEAFDTSSIV, from the coding sequence ATGTGTTTGGGGATTCCGGCCCGGGTCGTCGAGATCACCGACCCGGCGAACTATTTGGCGAAGGTTGACGTCAGCGGCGTGCAGCGCACCATCAGCGTGCGGCTGCTCGAGGACGACCTACCCGCCCCCGACGACTGGGTGCTGGTCCACGTCGGGTTTGCGATGGCCAAGATCGACGAAACCGAGGCCCTGCTGACCCTGGCCGCCATCAAGAAGCTCGGCGACGCCTACACCACCGAGATGGAAGCCTTCGACACCTCGTCGATCGTTTGA
- the hypE gene encoding hydrogenase expression/formation protein HypE translates to MNKPAGDYLSSGPRFGEGEVIERIESFRRRRPRLLDDHVTLAHGAGGKASAALVDAVFVEALRNPLLEALGDGAVLSLPGGDRLAMSTDSFVVQPRRFPGGSVGELAVNGTCNDLAMTGAVPSWISAAFVLEEGFPIAELKEIVADMATAAAVAGVQIVTGDTKVVPRGAADGVFITTTGAGVIPAGRALSAGAVRPGDRVLLSGSIGEHGMAVMLARGDLAIEADIASDTASLSPLVEALLAAAPSTRWLRDATRGGVGTVCNELAQSCGLGVLLEEDRLPVAPMVNGACELLGIDPLYVANEGKFVAVVAPHEAEAGLAALRSHPLGAQAAEVGQIVAEPAESVFLRTGFGGTRIVDMLVGDPLPRIC, encoded by the coding sequence ATGAACAAGCCAGCGGGGGATTACCTGTCGTCGGGTCCGCGGTTCGGCGAGGGCGAGGTGATCGAGCGGATCGAGTCGTTCCGTCGGCGACGCCCGCGGTTGCTCGACGATCACGTGACGCTGGCGCACGGGGCCGGCGGGAAGGCGTCCGCGGCGCTGGTGGATGCGGTGTTCGTGGAGGCGCTGCGCAACCCGTTGCTGGAGGCCCTGGGCGACGGCGCTGTGCTGAGCCTGCCCGGCGGGGACCGTCTGGCGATGTCGACAGATTCGTTCGTGGTGCAGCCCAGGCGTTTTCCGGGCGGATCGGTGGGAGAGCTCGCCGTGAACGGAACCTGCAACGATCTCGCCATGACCGGGGCGGTGCCGTCCTGGATCTCCGCGGCGTTCGTGCTCGAAGAGGGGTTCCCGATCGCCGAATTGAAGGAGATCGTGGCCGACATGGCCACCGCGGCGGCGGTGGCCGGCGTGCAGATCGTCACCGGGGACACCAAGGTGGTGCCCAGGGGCGCGGCCGACGGGGTGTTCATCACCACCACCGGTGCGGGCGTCATTCCCGCGGGCCGCGCCCTGTCGGCGGGGGCGGTGCGTCCCGGGGACCGGGTGCTGCTGTCGGGGTCGATAGGCGAGCACGGCATGGCGGTCATGCTGGCGCGCGGGGATCTGGCCATCGAGGCCGACATCGCCTCGGACACCGCCTCGCTCAGCCCGCTGGTGGAAGCGCTGCTGGCCGCCGCCCCCTCGACCCGCTGGCTGCGTGACGCGACCCGCGGCGGGGTGGGCACGGTGTGCAACGAACTCGCGCAGTCCTGCGGCCTGGGAGTCCTGCTGGAAGAGGATCGACTTCCCGTCGCGCCCATGGTCAACGGGGCGTGCGAGTTGCTCGGCATCGACCCGCTGTATGTGGCGAACGAGGGCAAGTTCGTCGCCGTCGTCGCACCGCACGAGGCCGAGGCGGGCCTGGCCGCGTTGCGGTCGCACCCCTTGGGGGCCCAGGCCGCCGAGGTGGGGCAGATCGTGGCCGAGCCGGCCGAAAGTGTGTTTTTGCGAACCGGATTCGGCGGCACGCGCATCGTCGACATGCTCGTCGGGGACCCGCTGCCGAGAATCTGCTGA
- a CDS encoding D-sedoheptulose-7-phosphate isomerase: MADQEPTNFLYPFIDAEEDDPTSLLADLAASARAKAAESLALRRSTLEANADLLGRAASEMARRFAAAGRLFTFGNGGSCTDSTTLAALFARPSVGTGLPAWSLTADQAILTALGNDVGFELVFARQLIARAQAGDIAIAMSTSGNSPNLLAGLAEARRRGVYTVGFAGYDGGAFASDPNVDACFTVRSQSVHRIQESQALLGYQLWLAVHDRLGGKGSGAA; the protein is encoded by the coding sequence ATGGCCGACCAAGAACCGACCAACTTCCTGTACCCGTTCATCGACGCCGAGGAGGACGACCCCACGTCGCTGCTAGCCGACCTCGCCGCATCGGCGCGGGCGAAGGCGGCCGAGAGCCTGGCGCTGCGGCGTTCGACGCTCGAGGCCAACGCCGACCTGCTGGGCCGGGCCGCCAGCGAGATGGCACGCCGCTTCGCGGCGGCCGGCCGGTTGTTCACCTTCGGAAATGGCGGCAGCTGCACCGATTCCACCACGCTGGCCGCGTTGTTCGCCCGACCGTCGGTCGGCACCGGGCTGCCCGCGTGGTCGCTGACCGCCGACCAGGCGATCCTGACCGCGCTCGGCAACGACGTCGGCTTCGAGCTGGTGTTCGCGCGCCAGCTCATCGCGCGGGCGCAGGCCGGCGACATCGCGATCGCGATGTCGACCAGCGGTAATTCACCGAACCTGCTCGCCGGGCTCGCCGAGGCGCGCCGGCGCGGTGTGTACACCGTCGGTTTCGCGGGGTACGACGGCGGCGCGTTCGCGAGCGATCCGAACGTGGACGCCTGCTTCACCGTCCGGTCACAGAGCGTGCACCGCATTCAGGAGTCCCAGGCGCTGCTCGGCTACCAGTTGTGGCTGGCCGTCCACGACCGGCTGGGCGGAAAGGGGTCGGGGGCCGCATGA
- a CDS encoding hydrogenase assembly protein HupF has product MITTEVDRGLGAQLASDLAATAFTLARRFAAGATMWSIAPGAEPHALHIAVEFVHPVIVGKRALPAVALTGPDPVDLARVSARPGDIVIAVSGADDPHVRSVMRRSPAWGTTSIWIGSGARPKPGAADHVLWLDDPDPRVPATGGFVLFYHLLWELTHVCFEHSGLLKPAAPQSVCITCGDEGRLGEVVRTGGGPAAGTATVRTARGLEDVVTTLIDPVAPADLIVVHAGTAISRLDEDDL; this is encoded by the coding sequence ATGATCACCACCGAGGTCGATCGCGGACTGGGCGCGCAACTGGCATCGGATCTGGCCGCGACGGCGTTCACGCTGGCCCGGCGTTTCGCCGCAGGCGCCACCATGTGGTCGATCGCGCCCGGCGCCGAGCCGCACGCGCTGCACATCGCGGTCGAATTCGTGCATCCGGTGATCGTGGGGAAGCGCGCCCTGCCGGCGGTCGCGCTGACCGGGCCTGACCCGGTGGACCTGGCGCGGGTGTCGGCGCGCCCCGGCGACATCGTGATCGCGGTGTCCGGCGCGGACGACCCGCACGTCCGCTCGGTGATGCGCCGCTCCCCCGCCTGGGGCACCACCTCGATCTGGATCGGCAGCGGCGCACGGCCGAAGCCGGGGGCCGCCGACCATGTGCTGTGGCTCGACGACCCGGACCCACGCGTCCCCGCGACCGGGGGCTTCGTGTTGTTCTATCACCTGCTGTGGGAGCTCACCCACGTATGTTTCGAGCATTCCGGGTTGCTCAAACCTGCAGCGCCGCAGAGTGTTTGCATCACATGCGGCGACGAAGGCCGCCTCGGTGAGGTGGTGCGCACAGGTGGCGGGCCGGCCGCGGGAACAGCCACCGTCCGCACCGCGCGCGGCCTCGAGGACGTCGTGACGACGCTCATCGATCCGGTCGCGCCCGCGGATCTGATCGTAGTGCACGCCGGTACGGCGATATCCCGGCTAGACGAGGACGACCTCTGA